The Haloimpatiens massiliensis genome contains a region encoding:
- a CDS encoding S41 family peptidase → MRKKFALAIIIAFLSIALIGCSKGGTKELSTKEKVQDFEYMYQVIKEGYPYIDVNKRLNNVDWLANKDSYLKRIKSTRNDKKFIKELSLILADLHNGHTHLVNNKESYSMIKDGYGKLGWYDFFDDDKVKNRYEKFESQNKSKDVSKKMFSSRDLILKDVVKDKVGYMYLPQMTPRNKSVEEDMKIISDYIKTLENHKALIIDIRGNGGGNDLYWESIVSLIANEDMERRGFSLFRNSNKIINDYVNARGIYLTPMSELSEEVINNAPKEILDKFSGFVKS, encoded by the coding sequence AGCAAGGGAGGAACTAAGGAACTATCTACAAAAGAAAAAGTGCAAGACTTTGAATATATGTATCAGGTAATAAAAGAAGGGTATCCTTATATTGATGTAAATAAGAGATTAAATAATGTAGATTGGTTAGCAAATAAAGATTCATATTTAAAAAGAATTAAATCTACTAGAAATGATAAAAAATTTATAAAAGAACTTTCACTAATATTAGCGGATTTGCATAATGGGCATACACATTTAGTCAATAATAAAGAATCCTACAGTATGATTAAAGACGGATATGGTAAACTAGGGTGGTATGATTTTTTTGATGATGATAAGGTTAAAAATAGATATGAAAAATTTGAAAGCCAAAATAAAAGTAAGGATGTAAGTAAAAAAATGTTCTCTAGTAGAGATTTGATACTTAAAGATGTAGTTAAAGATAAGGTTGGTTATATGTATTTGCCACAGATGACTCCAAGAAATAAATCAGTAGAAGAGGATATGAAAATTATTTCTGATTATATAAAAACTTTAGAAAACCATAAAGCTTTGATTATTGATATAAGAGGTAATGGTGGTGGAAATGATCTTTACTGGGAAAGTATAGTTTCTCTTATAGCAAATGAAGATATGGAAAGGCGAGGTTTTTCGTTATTTAGAAATAGTAATAAAATAATAAATGATTATGTTAATGCAAGAGGGATTTATTTAACACCTATGAGTGAATTGTCAGAGGAAGTAATAAATAACGCACCTAAAGAAATTTTAGATAAGTTTAGTGGATTTGTAAAATCCTAG
- a CDS encoding S41 family peptidase, translated as MKSNNSKFKGKIYLLVDKSVYSSSESFSIFCKDTNFATIIGTTTGGDGGGSDPVLFALPNSGLIVRMSSNMFLTRNGKCDEEFKTTPDFPVVNCKRTKDFKGDKCIKKVLELEGIGINEQ; from the coding sequence ATAAAGAGTAATAATTCCAAATTCAAAGGAAAAATATATCTTCTTGTAGATAAGAGTGTATATTCTTCATCGGAATCCTTTTCGATATTTTGCAAGGACACTAATTTTGCAACTATAATCGGTACAACCACTGGTGGAGATGGTGGTGGTAGTGACCCAGTACTATTTGCTTTACCTAACAGTGGATTGATAGTTAGAATGTCTAGCAACATGTTTTTAACTAGGAATGGAAAATGCGATGAGGAATTTAAAACTACTCCTGATTTCCCAGTAGTAAATTGCAAAAGGACTAAAGATTTTAAGGGAGATAAGTGTATCAAAAAAGTTTTAGAACTTGAAGGCATTGGAATTAATGAGCAATAA
- a CDS encoding MerR family transcriptional regulator, giving the protein MKNYYSINEVANIFDITTNKIRYYEKKGLLVPLRDVDNEYRKFTYKDIMKLQAILLYRSIGLSIKDIKDIMFNNNSSNYLNHFNREWQIVSNEIDRLNVVRNSL; this is encoded by the coding sequence ATGAAAAATTATTATAGTATAAATGAAGTGGCTAATATATTTGATATAACAACTAATAAAATTAGGTATTATGAGAAAAAAGGATTATTAGTTCCTTTAAGGGATGTAGATAATGAGTATAGAAAATTCACTTATAAAGATATAATGAAGCTGCAAGCAATATTATTATATAGATCAATAGGGTTATCAATTAAAGATATAAAAGACATAATGTTTAATAATAATAGCAGTAATTATTTAAATCACTTTAATAGGGAGTGGCAGATTGTAAGTAATGAAATTGATAGATTAAATGTTGTAAGAAATTCTCTTTAA
- a CDS encoding class I SAM-dependent methyltransferase produces the protein MNKIKNSWKDRWDFNSWADTYDESVMKDKGVLKIYENYNLILENVYNLAVSSIINDSRILEIGVGTGNLAGKFLENDYDIVGIDQSREMLRVAKEKYPKLKVRLGEFLKIPYSDKCFDIIVSTYAFHHLNNDEKSIAIREMLRVLRDNGKIIIGDLMFKDKQEEINVLKGLSKEQIDEVRDEYYSYIDFLEAEFLKFNKKLKYKKIDEFNYIVKVI, from the coding sequence TTGAACAAAATTAAAAATAGTTGGAAGGACAGATGGGATTTTAATAGTTGGGCTGATACTTATGATGAATCTGTAATGAAAGATAAAGGAGTACTTAAGATATATGAAAATTATAACTTAATATTAGAAAATGTATATAATTTAGCTGTAAGTTCCATAATAAATGATTCTCGTATATTAGAGATAGGCGTTGGAACAGGGAATTTAGCTGGTAAATTTTTAGAGAATGATTATGATATAGTAGGAATAGATCAATCTAGAGAAATGCTTCGAGTTGCAAAAGAAAAATATCCAAAGTTAAAGGTTAGGTTAGGAGAGTTTTTAAAAATACCATACAGTGATAAATGTTTTGATATTATAGTGTCCACATATGCTTTTCATCATTTAAATAATGATGAAAAGTCTATAGCTATAAGAGAAATGCTTAGGGTATTAAGAGATAATGGAAAAATAATTATTGGAGATTTGATGTTTAAAGATAAACAGGAAGAAATAAATGTTCTTAAAGGGTTGTCTAAAGAACAAATAGATGAAGTAAGAGATGAGTATTATTCATATATTGATTTTTTAGAAGCTGAGTTTTTAAAGTTCAATAAGAAATTAAAGTATAAAAAAATAGATGAGTTTAACTATATAGTAAAAGTAATTTAA
- a CDS encoding UDP-N-acetylmuramoyl-L-alanyl-D-glutamate--2,6-diaminopimelate ligase, translated as MKIKELLINIPYTIMRGSDEIDIHSISWDSRRVKSNALFVCVKNRNVDRHDHASAAVNAGAIALVVEHEVQDIPENITIIKVQNTKVIVASIANTYYNEPSKKFNLIGVTGTNGKTSVSIFISKILEGLGRKVGVIGTIENRIGNKTLKTQKKNPTTPDAIELQESFNEMIELDVKDVVMEVSSSALDNYRVYKCDFDMGIFTNLTQDHLEEHGTMENYKNAKMKLFKMCRLGIINSDDKVSKEIKHNAKCDIITYGIHTSCDFKARDICYSLEGVNFILDFHGVLKKVSFKIPGKFSVYNALAAIAACYFLGIPLDIIIEEISNITGVAGRFQVVPNNKDYLTIVDYAHTPDALKNVLSTARELTKNRIILVFGCGGNRDKTKRPIMGEMGGEFADMCFITSDNPRNENPTGIINDIEVGIKKTNCIYEKIQDRKEAIYAALKAAKTGDIVIIAGKGHENYQIVGEKLIHFDDAEIVRSFK; from the coding sequence ATGAAAATAAAGGAATTATTAATTAATATTCCATACACAATAATGAGAGGCTCAGATGAAATAGATATCCACAGTATTTCATGGGATTCTAGAAGAGTTAAATCTAATGCATTATTTGTATGTGTAAAAAATAGAAATGTAGATAGGCATGATCATGCCAGTGCAGCGGTTAATGCTGGTGCCATTGCACTGGTTGTGGAACATGAAGTGCAGGATATTCCAGAGAATATTACTATTATCAAAGTTCAAAATACAAAAGTTATAGTAGCTAGTATTGCAAATACTTATTATAATGAGCCTTCTAAAAAATTTAATCTTATAGGTGTTACAGGAACAAATGGAAAGACTTCTGTGTCCATTTTTATATCAAAAATATTAGAAGGTCTTGGGCGTAAAGTTGGAGTTATTGGTACTATTGAAAATCGTATTGGAAATAAAACACTAAAAACCCAAAAGAAAAACCCCACAACTCCAGATGCTATTGAACTTCAAGAGTCATTTAATGAAATGATTGAATTAGATGTTAAAGATGTAGTAATGGAAGTTAGTTCGTCTGCACTGGATAATTATAGAGTTTATAAATGTGATTTTGACATGGGCATATTTACAAATTTAACTCAAGATCATTTGGAAGAGCATGGAACAATGGAAAATTATAAAAATGCAAAAATGAAATTATTTAAAATGTGTAGGCTTGGAATTATTAATTCTGATGATAAAGTTTCAAAGGAGATAAAACATAATGCTAAATGTGATATTATAACCTATGGAATCCATACCTCTTGTGATTTTAAGGCAAGAGATATATGTTATTCCCTTGAAGGTGTAAACTTTATATTGGATTTTCATGGTGTTTTAAAGAAAGTAAGTTTTAAAATTCCTGGAAAATTTAGTGTTTACAATGCTTTGGCAGCTATTGCAGCTTGTTATTTTCTAGGTATACCTTTAGATATAATTATTGAAGAAATAAGTAATATTACTGGTGTAGCTGGGAGGTTTCAGGTAGTTCCCAATAATAAGGACTATTTGACTATAGTAGATTATGCTCATACTCCTGATGCCCTTAAGAATGTATTGAGTACCGCAAGAGAATTAACTAAAAATAGGATTATTTTAGTATTTGGCTGTGGTGGTAATAGAGATAAAACCAAACGGCCTATTATGGGAGAAATGGGGGGAGAGTTTGCAGACATGTGTTTTATAACTTCTGACAACCCAAGAAATGAAAATCCTACAGGTATCATAAATGACATTGAAGTAGGAATTAAAAAAACTAACTGCATATATGAGAAAATTCAAGATAGAAAGGAAGCTATATATGCAGCACTTAAGGCCGCTAAAACTGGTGACATAGTTATTATTGCTGGAAAAGGACATGAAAATTATCAAATTGTTGGGGAAAAACTTATACACTTTGATGATGCAGAGATAGTAAGGAGTTTTAAATGA
- a CDS encoding DUF2087 domain-containing protein yields the protein MKENNKELFWDATIEEVKKGYIELEEGYKCIICEEEFAKGRIYEIDSILYDSRKAAEIHILKKHGSTLEYLLGMNPAFTGISQVQRDLLVLMASGLTDKEIAEKLGVAQSTIRNHRYKLREKEKQAKLFLSIMELLALNTKKKVNKLDKDTLCDAHKTATTLDDRYNITDKERKSTIKIYMDESGAIKAFPAKEKKKLIILSEIVKNFSKGKKYSEKEINRILQRIYEDYATIRRSLIEYGFLERSNDCSSYWVKE from the coding sequence ATGAAGGAAAATAATAAAGAATTATTTTGGGATGCGACTATTGAAGAGGTGAAAAAAGGGTATATAGAGTTAGAGGAAGGCTATAAATGTATAATTTGTGAGGAAGAATTTGCAAAGGGAAGAATATATGAAATAGATTCTATTCTTTATGATTCAAGAAAAGCTGCAGAGATTCATATATTAAAAAAACATGGTTCTACTTTAGAATATTTATTAGGGATGAACCCAGCATTTACAGGGATATCACAGGTGCAAAGAGACCTTTTAGTACTAATGGCTTCAGGATTAACTGATAAGGAGATTGCCGAAAAGTTAGGTGTAGCACAGTCTACTATAAGAAATCATCGCTATAAGTTACGTGAAAAAGAAAAACAAGCAAAATTATTTTTATCTATAATGGAATTACTAGCATTAAACACAAAGAAAAAGGTGAATAAATTGGATAAAGATACTCTATGTGATGCACACAAAACAGCAACCACACTAGATGATAGATATAACATTACTGATAAGGAAAGAAAAAGTACAATTAAAATTTATATGGATGAAAGTGGAGCTATAAAAGCATTTCCTGCTAAGGAAAAGAAAAAATTAATAATTTTATCTGAAATAGTTAAGAATTTTTCTAAAGGAAAGAAATACTCTGAAAAGGAAATAAATAGAATTTTACAAAGAATATATGAGGATTATGCAACTATTAGAAGGTCACTTATAGAGTATGGTTTTCTTGAACGTTCTAATGATTGTAGTAGTTACTGGGTAAAAGAATAA
- a CDS encoding GNAT family N-acetyltransferase: MQNINLVNGYMIKYLSKEYSNIVENLCEKCSDYYILHQGTIPSKEEIDEIFISLPPNKNYEDKFVLGIYKFHELIGIVDIIKDFPTIGEWMLGLILIEPEERGNGLGKMVHEALAIWAKDLGAKSFRIGVIEDNDRGINFWSTLGYKSIKKVNMNFKVKSHVVNVMRLQF, from the coding sequence ATGCAAAATATTAATTTAGTAAATGGATATATGATTAAATATCTTTCAAAAGAGTACAGTAATATTGTTGAGAATTTATGTGAGAAATGTTCAGATTATTATATATTGCACCAGGGGACAATACCATCTAAAGAAGAGATAGATGAAATATTTATTAGTTTGCCACCTAATAAAAATTATGAAGATAAATTTGTTTTAGGAATATATAAATTTCATGAATTAATTGGTATAGTTGATATTATAAAAGATTTCCCAACTATAGGGGAATGGATGCTTGGATTAATTCTTATTGAACCAGAGGAACGAGGTAATGGATTAGGTAAAATGGTACATGAAGCATTGGCTATATGGGCAAAAGATTTAGGAGCAAAGTCGTTTAGAATAGGAGTAATTGAAGATAACGATAGGGGGATTAACTTTTGGTCTACATTAGGATATAAAAGCATAAAAAAAGTTAATATGAACTTTAAAGTGAAGAGTCATGTAGTAAATGTTATGAGATTACAATTCTAG
- a CDS encoding LytR/AlgR family response regulator transcription factor: MLDRVSIAIIEDEKVQLELLNKYVEKWSSSKGIRVGIEDFYNAESFYFKWSMDKRYEILLLDVQMPGKNGIELAKKVRNENSDVKIIFITAVTDYIQAGYDVEAINYLIKPIKEEKLYECLDRALDKISKEEKAILIEAEGEFNKINQKDILYIEAFAHYIEINTLQNKYTTRKSIGTIEKELDKNMFVRCHRSYVVGLRHINSIKSTQLELDNGEIIPVSRRRYQDTNVAFIKYFRGDIDE; the protein is encoded by the coding sequence ATGCTAGATAGAGTGAGTATTGCTATTATTGAAGATGAAAAGGTACAATTAGAACTTTTAAATAAATATGTTGAAAAATGGTCAAGCTCTAAGGGCATAAGGGTAGGCATCGAAGACTTTTATAATGCTGAAAGCTTCTATTTTAAATGGAGTATGGACAAAAGATATGAAATACTTTTATTAGATGTTCAAATGCCAGGAAAAAACGGTATTGAACTTGCCAAGAAGGTACGAAATGAAAACAGTGATGTAAAGATAATATTCATAACAGCAGTTACTGATTATATTCAAGCAGGCTATGATGTGGAAGCAATAAATTATTTAATAAAGCCAATAAAAGAAGAAAAGCTATACGAATGTTTAGATAGAGCCTTAGATAAAATTTCAAAGGAAGAAAAAGCAATTCTTATAGAGGCAGAGGGTGAATTTAATAAAATAAATCAGAAGGATATACTTTACATCGAGGCTTTTGCTCATTATATAGAGATAAATACCTTGCAGAATAAATATACCACTAGAAAAAGCATAGGGACTATAGAAAAAGAGCTGGATAAGAATATGTTTGTAAGATGTCATAGATCCTATGTGGTGGGACTTAGGCATATAAATTCTATAAAAAGTACACAGTTAGAATTAGATAATGGAGAAATTATTCCTGTAAGTAGGAGAAGATATCAGGATACCAATGTGGCATTTATAAAGTATTTCAGAGGTGATATAGATGAGTAG
- a CDS encoding sensor histidine kinase produces MSSRGIILIIAAIIILIVLLFFLIRYILFKLVDKRISDYQDDLIAKHYNEVENIYRKMRGWRHDYHNHIQTMKAYLKLGRYEDMKNYFNDLDKDLIQIDRVLKTGNIMVDAILNSKLSLAISQKININAKAIVPKNLQVADIDLCIIIGNLMDNAMEAALKIENPDERFIRVYIREMKKQLYISITNSSGGKVKKTSLGYVSTKIGINHGFGLKRVDSIVAKYDGFINRQNEEGVFATEIILPI; encoded by the coding sequence ATGAGTAGTAGGGGTATTATCCTTATAATTGCAGCTATTATAATTTTAATTGTTCTCTTGTTTTTTTTAATTAGATACATACTATTTAAATTAGTGGACAAGCGTATTTCTGATTATCAAGATGATCTTATAGCGAAGCACTATAACGAGGTGGAAAATATTTATAGAAAAATGAGGGGCTGGAGGCATGATTATCACAATCATATACAGACTATGAAAGCGTATCTTAAATTAGGAAGATATGAGGACATGAAAAATTACTTCAACGATTTAGATAAGGATTTGATCCAAATAGATAGGGTTTTAAAAACAGGAAATATAATGGTGGATGCAATACTGAATAGTAAACTATCCCTAGCAATTAGCCAAAAGATAAATATAAATGCTAAGGCAATAGTGCCTAAAAACCTTCAAGTAGCAGATATAGATTTATGTATTATCATTGGAAACTTAATGGATAATGCTATGGAAGCTGCTCTTAAGATAGAAAATCCTGACGAAAGATTTATAAGGGTATACATAAGAGAGATGAAAAAGCAGTTATATATTTCTATAACAAATTCTAGTGGAGGAAAAGTTAAAAAGACAAGTTTAGGATATGTAAGCACAAAAATAGGGATAAACCATGGCTTTGGACTAAAAAGAGTAGATAGCATTGTGGCTAAATATGATGGATTTATAAATAGGCAAAATGAAGAAGGTGTATTTGCAACGGAGATTATTTTACCTATATAG
- a CDS encoding ABC transporter ATP-binding protein has product MSEKVQRDKPKYSTFTNTMYLIKNIWRWDKTLWWLVIVQIPITVIIPLIGIYLPKIVIDSVTSNLSVSKLMINLGIPVVIMIFLNIILNTTESITYFRKSPYRFRYIQLIMNKAMDTDYENTDSLRGQEKLSRTDKALMNNQAAAEAIVEVIIELFSNMIGFVIYAGIIVTIHPFIVIFIILSSVINYFIGRYVNKYEHKNKENIVPMERKIEYIRKRTGDFKSSKDIRLYNMFPWFKSMYKIFQKKEIYFKNKNIKRRYFANFIDGILLLLRDGITYGFLIYSVIYRGMAMGNFVMYFGAVAGFSTWLSGIVKNINTLNSFSLDICDLREYLEMEDKMNRGQGIEIPAYGMPCDIELKNVYYKYGGAEDYTIKNMNLHIKKGEKLALVGVNGAGKTTLVKLICGLYTPTKGQIYINGKKSSLYNRDDYYTLFSVVFQEMHALPTSIEKNIAPDIEKNIDEDKMQRVLNLSGLMKKIESLPKKEKTPMVKSVHKDAVELSGGEMQKLMLAKALYKDAPIIILDEPTAALDPIAENEIYQKYNELTKGHTSIFISHRLSSTRFCDRIVFIENGAVKEEGDHYSLMNKEGKYRKMYDMQSYYYKNNVGGEKYA; this is encoded by the coding sequence ATGAGTGAAAAAGTTCAAAGGGATAAACCTAAATATTCAACATTTACTAATACTATGTATTTAATAAAAAATATCTGGAGATGGGATAAAACTTTATGGTGGTTAGTTATTGTGCAGATCCCAATAACAGTTATTATTCCACTTATAGGTATATATTTGCCTAAGATAGTAATAGATTCTGTAACTTCTAATTTGTCAGTTTCTAAGCTTATGATAAATTTAGGCATACCTGTTGTTATAATGATCTTTTTGAATATAATTTTAAATACTACAGAATCTATAACTTATTTTAGAAAATCGCCTTATAGATTTAGATATATTCAATTAATAATGAATAAAGCAATGGATACAGATTATGAGAATACAGATAGTTTAAGGGGGCAAGAAAAGTTATCTAGAACAGACAAAGCACTTATGAATAACCAAGCTGCTGCGGAGGCAATAGTAGAGGTTATAATAGAATTATTTTCTAATATGATCGGGTTTGTAATATATGCAGGTATAATAGTTACTATTCATCCTTTCATAGTTATATTTATAATTTTATCCTCAGTAATAAATTATTTTATAGGAAGGTATGTAAACAAATATGAGCACAAAAATAAAGAAAATATAGTGCCAATGGAAAGGAAAATAGAGTATATAAGAAAAAGAACAGGAGACTTTAAATCCTCTAAAGATATAAGACTTTATAATATGTTTCCTTGGTTTAAAAGTATGTACAAGATTTTTCAAAAGAAAGAAATTTATTTTAAAAATAAAAATATAAAAAGAAGATACTTTGCTAATTTCATTGATGGAATACTTCTTCTTTTAAGAGATGGAATAACCTATGGATTTCTTATATATTCAGTTATTTATAGAGGTATGGCTATGGGGAATTTTGTAATGTATTTTGGAGCTGTAGCTGGATTTTCTACATGGTTATCAGGCATCGTAAAAAATATTAATACCTTAAATTCCTTTAGTCTTGATATATGTGATTTGAGAGAGTATCTAGAGATGGAGGATAAGATGAATAGAGGACAGGGGATAGAGATTCCTGCCTATGGAATGCCCTGTGATATTGAACTTAAAAATGTATATTATAAATACGGTGGAGCTGAGGATTACACTATTAAGAATATGAATCTGCACATAAAAAAAGGAGAAAAATTAGCATTAGTAGGGGTTAATGGAGCAGGTAAAACCACTTTAGTAAAGCTTATATGTGGATTATACACTCCTACAAAAGGACAAATATATATAAATGGTAAGAAAAGCAGTCTTTACAATAGAGATGATTACTATACTTTGTTTTCTGTGGTATTTCAAGAGATGCATGCTTTGCCTACATCTATTGAGAAAAATATCGCACCAGATATAGAAAAAAATATAGATGAGGATAAAATGCAAAGGGTTCTTAACTTGTCAGGTCTTATGAAAAAAATAGAGTCTCTACCTAAGAAAGAGAAAACTCCAATGGTTAAATCTGTGCATAAGGATGCAGTGGAACTATCAGGAGGAGAGATGCAGAAATTAATGCTTGCCAAAGCACTATATAAGGATGCTCCAATTATAATATTAGATGAGCCTACAGCAGCACTGGACCCTATAGCTGAAAATGAAATTTATCAAAAATACAATGAACTTACAAAAGGACATACTTCCATATTTATATCCCATAGGTTATCTTCTACTAGGTTTTGTGACAGGATAGTGTTTATTGAAAATGGAGCGGTAAAAGAAGAGGGAGACCATTATAGCCTTATGAATAAAGAGGGAAAATATAGAAAGATGTACGACATGCAGAGCTACTATTATAAAAATAATGTAGGAGGAGAGAAATATGCGTAA
- a CDS encoding ABC transporter ATP-binding protein yields MRKRDFKKQIKILRFSLKEVYKLQPWMLPVTIFHSLFKSLSPFINIYMSALIIDELLGHKNIHNLKVLVGITITLNLGVYLISKALEHLKDLLMEIVCENRDMKLSEKIANMDYEYVENSEVHKLYTKIRESQNFNGGGISYIIVWGIGKFIKGLVTVITSIVLIIELFKPNVIGGSLSFINSRGFSYAFLITIFLGITISLKLVSKSEKNIFKWFNKIMDMNRVWGFYCEMNSDYNAGKGVRLYNEKPIINEGLESFGKNSTKLFNKMGNMKAKYNAFDALISSLSSGMVYFFVALKAIVGAITIGSIVKYVGSINQFMTGSKEVLSSFNEIVNNNKYVELYYDFLNIKGQKHNGTLPVEKRNDDEYQMEFKNVSFKYPGSETYALKNVSMKLNIGERLAIVGMNGSGKTTFIKLLCRLYDPNEGEILLNGINIKKYNYEEYMSLFSIVFQDFKLFSFSLGQNVAATTDYDEKSVVNVVEEVGLKERLNTMPKGVHTSLYKDFDEEGIEISGGEAQKIALARALYRNAPIMILDEPTAALDPISEFEIYSKFNEIVGTKTAFYISHRLSSCRFCDEIAVFHEGRIIQKGNHENLIKDEEGKYYELWNSQARYYNEKESA; encoded by the coding sequence ATGCGTAAAAGAGATTTTAAAAAACAAATTAAAATATTAAGATTTAGTTTAAAGGAAGTTTATAAATTACAGCCTTGGATGCTCCCTGTTACTATATTCCACTCACTTTTTAAATCGTTATCTCCTTTTATAAATATATATATGTCTGCATTAATTATTGATGAACTACTTGGACATAAGAATATTCATAATCTTAAGGTGTTGGTAGGAATAACTATAACTTTAAATTTAGGGGTTTATCTTATTTCTAAAGCACTTGAACATTTAAAAGATTTACTCATGGAAATTGTATGTGAAAATCGAGATATGAAATTAAGTGAAAAGATAGCAAATATGGACTATGAGTATGTGGAAAACTCAGAAGTACACAAACTCTACACAAAGATAAGAGAATCTCAAAATTTTAATGGAGGGGGTATATCTTATATTATTGTATGGGGTATAGGAAAATTTATAAAGGGTTTAGTTACAGTTATAACTTCTATTGTCTTGATTATAGAGTTATTTAAGCCCAATGTTATAGGAGGATCCTTATCATTTATAAATTCTAGAGGGTTTTCTTATGCTTTTTTAATTACAATTTTTTTAGGCATAACAATTAGTTTAAAATTAGTATCTAAATCAGAAAAAAATATATTTAAGTGGTTTAATAAAATAATGGATATGAATAGAGTGTGGGGATTTTATTGTGAAATGAATTCAGATTATAATGCAGGAAAAGGAGTGAGGTTATACAATGAAAAACCAATAATTAATGAAGGATTAGAGAGTTTTGGTAAAAATTCAACAAAATTGTTTAACAAAATGGGTAATATGAAGGCAAAATATAATGCATTTGATGCATTAATATCATCACTTTCTAGTGGTATGGTATATTTCTTTGTTGCATTAAAGGCTATAGTCGGCGCTATAACCATAGGCAGTATAGTCAAGTATGTGGGAAGTATAAATCAATTTATGACTGGAAGTAAAGAAGTTCTATCTTCTTTTAATGAAATTGTTAATAATAATAAATACGTAGAACTTTATTATGATTTTTTAAATATTAAAGGACAAAAACATAATGGAACCCTTCCAGTAGAGAAGAGAAACGATGATGAATATCAGATGGAGTTTAAAAATGTATCTTTTAAATATCCAGGGTCAGAGACTTATGCCCTAAAGAATGTTTCTATGAAATTAAATATTGGGGAGCGCCTTGCAATAGTTGGAATGAACGGCTCAGGAAAAACCACTTTTATAAAGCTTCTTTGCAGATTATATGACCCAAATGAAGGGGAGATATTATTAAATGGTATAAATATAAAAAAATATAATTATGAGGAATACATGAGCTTATTTTCAATAGTATTTCAAGATTTTAAATTATTCTCCTTTTCTTTAGGACAAAACGTTGCAGCAACAACAGATTATGATGAAAAGTCTGTAGTGAATGTAGTAGAAGAGGTTGGACTAAAAGAAAGATTAAATACTATGCCTAAAGGGGTACACACATCCTTATACAAAGACTTTGATGAAGAAGGAATAGAAATTTCAGGCGGAGAAGCTCAGAAGATAGCCTTAGCTAGAGCTTTATACCGTAATGCACCTATTATGATACTAGACGAGCCTACAGCAGCACTAGATCCTATATCAGAATTTGAGATTTATTCTAAGTTTAATGAAATAGTAGGCACAAAAACCGCTTTTTATATATCACATAGACTTTCATCTTGCAGATTCTGTGATGAGATAGCAGTATTTCATGAGGGAAGAATAATTCAAAAGGGCAATCACGAAAATCTAATAAAAGATGAAGAGGGCAAATACTATGAGTTGTGGAATTCACAAGCTAGGTATTATAACGAAAAGGAAAGTGCTTAG
- a CDS encoding LytTR family DNA-binding domain-containing protein: protein MKVDIQVDSKYEETKVVIYTSEITDEIQEVINSLKKAGKKHILGTKGEKIYILNPQEISFFYSERGKVFAQTDNLYYEVKEKLYELEERLKGTSFVRISKSSIANVNKIKNLEMFFNGSMCVNFISGKQEYISRRYMKNVKEYFNMGGR from the coding sequence TTGAAAGTTGATATTCAGGTAGATTCAAAATATGAAGAAACTAAAGTTGTCATATATACCTCAGAAATTACAGATGAAATACAGGAGGTAATAAACAGTCTAAAAAAAGCTGGAAAGAAGCATATTTTAGGCACTAAAGGAGAGAAAATCTATATTTTAAATCCTCAGGAGATTTCATTTTTTTATAGTGAAAGAGGAAAAGTGTTTGCTCAAACGGATAACTTATATTATGAAGTTAAAGAAAAATTGTATGAATTAGAGGAAAGACTAAAGGGCACGTCTTTTGTAAGAATTTCGAAATCCTCTATCGCTAATGTGAACAAAATCAAAAACTTAGAAATGTTTTTTAATGGAAGTATGTGCGTAAATTTTATAAGTGGTAAACAGGAATATATATCTAGAAGATATATGAAAAATGTTAAAGAATATTTTAATATGGGAGGAAGATAA